In Candidatus Pelagibacter ubique HIMB140, a single window of DNA contains:
- the murJ gene encoding murein biosynthesis integral membrane protein MurJ: protein MNLIKSTGTFGFYTIISRLLGYIRDILIAIFLGTGLLADAFFVAFRIPNTFRRLFSEGTFNAAFVPSYTSEMNKGKKSANDFANNIFNLLFLGLLILTIVVQIFMPGFVSIIAPGFVDDLDKMDLAISLTRITFPFLLFISLASFFSAILNSHNKFAAASAAPILLNFILIIVLLFSKALGDELVYYLSYGVSLAGFLQLIFLYYFVKRFFSFKFNFKLASDEKVKFFFRKLLPSIFSSGVTQINILVGTIIASFQASAVSYLYYADRIYQINLAIAGIAIGVVILPQLSRFIESKNEEKISLIQNKALELSLFLSIPATVALVIGSQEIISALFGYGNFNKESVNNSSLALFYFALGLPAFALIKVFSSFLFANHNTKIPFYISLISVLLNILISIYYFNKIGFIIIPIATSISSWFNAVVLFIYLRNNNLFYFQNNFILNFFKIIFASILMGIFFNFLLNFFENQLLFYYSFKSIYLILSVLFALFFYIFICYFIKAFKISDIKLNY, encoded by the coding sequence ATGAACTTAATTAAGTCAACAGGCACATTTGGCTTTTATACCATCATTAGCAGACTGCTTGGATATATTAGAGACATATTAATTGCAATATTTCTTGGAACAGGTTTGTTGGCAGATGCTTTTTTTGTAGCATTTCGAATTCCAAATACATTTAGAAGATTATTCTCAGAAGGAACTTTCAATGCCGCCTTTGTACCTAGCTATACTTCTGAAATGAACAAAGGAAAAAAATCTGCAAACGATTTTGCAAATAATATTTTTAATCTTTTATTTTTAGGTCTCTTAATTTTAACAATAGTTGTTCAAATTTTTATGCCTGGATTTGTATCAATTATTGCCCCAGGTTTTGTAGATGATTTAGATAAAATGGATTTAGCTATCAGTTTAACAAGGATTACTTTTCCTTTTTTATTATTTATTAGTTTAGCATCTTTTTTTTCTGCAATATTAAATTCTCATAATAAATTTGCTGCAGCTTCAGCAGCACCAATTTTATTAAATTTTATTTTAATAATTGTTTTATTATTTTCTAAAGCTTTAGGAGATGAGCTTGTTTATTATTTATCATACGGTGTATCCTTAGCAGGTTTTTTACAATTAATTTTTTTATATTATTTTGTTAAAAGATTTTTTTCATTTAAATTTAATTTTAAGTTAGCAAGTGATGAAAAAGTAAAGTTTTTTTTTAGAAAACTATTACCGAGCATTTTTTCATCTGGCGTAACTCAAATTAATATTTTGGTTGGAACAATTATTGCTTCCTTTCAAGCTAGCGCAGTTTCTTATCTTTATTACGCAGACAGAATTTATCAGATCAATCTAGCGATAGCTGGTATTGCAATTGGAGTTGTGATTCTGCCACAACTTTCAAGGTTTATAGAATCTAAAAATGAAGAAAAAATTTCTCTTATTCAAAACAAAGCTTTAGAGCTGAGTTTATTTTTAAGTATACCAGCAACAGTAGCTTTGGTGATTGGTTCACAGGAAATAATTTCAGCTTTGTTTGGTTATGGTAATTTTAACAAAGAATCTGTTAATAATTCAAGTCTAGCTTTATTTTATTTTGCTTTAGGTTTACCTGCTTTTGCTTTGATAAAAGTTTTTTCAAGTTTTTTATTTGCTAATCATAATACAAAAATACCATTTTATATTTCGTTAATTTCAGTCCTTTTAAATATTTTAATAAGTATTTATTATTTTAACAAAATAGGTTTTATTATAATTCCAATCGCAACTTCAATCTCATCATGGTTTAATGCAGTAGTATTATTTATATACTTAAGAAATAATAATTTATTCTATTTTCAAAATAACTTTATTTTAAATTTCTTTAAAATAATTTTTGCATCAATATTAATGGGAATATTTTTTAATTTTCTATTAAACTTTTTTGAAAATCAACTTTTATTTTATTATAGCTTTAAATCAATTTATTTAATCTTGAG
- a CDS encoding BON domain-containing protein, which yields MKFKILIIIFLSVILSGCVPGVSSTGLFGTGVSVAIDPRTVGTQIDDSIMQKTISSKILAMDKKHFLKVKTKVLDGRIFITGKVDAPEEKLKITKIAWETKGARSVRNDIKIKEEFNFKQSAKDLLITSQLRTALIVNKNIKATNYQIDTYKKKIYVYGIASTDEEKEMVISEAKEILDVEDVVASILLLEDLRIQKN from the coding sequence ATGAAATTTAAAATTTTAATAATTATTTTTTTATCAGTTATTTTATCTGGTTGTGTACCAGGAGTTAGCTCAACTGGTTTATTTGGTACTGGAGTATCAGTTGCAATCGATCCAAGAACTGTCGGAACACAAATAGATGACTCTATTATGCAAAAAACGATTTCAAGTAAAATACTTGCTATGGATAAAAAACATTTTTTAAAAGTTAAAACTAAAGTTTTGGATGGAAGAATATTTATTACTGGAAAAGTTGATGCACCGGAAGAAAAATTAAAAATTACTAAAATTGCTTGGGAAACAAAAGGCGCTAGATCAGTAAGAAATGATATCAAAATAAAAGAGGAATTTAATTTTAAGCAATCAGCAAAAGATTTACTTATAACGTCTCAATTAAGGACAGCTCTAATAGTAAATAAAAATATCAAAGCAACAAATTATCAAATAGATACTTATAAAAAGAAAATTTATGTGTATGGGATAGCCTCAACTGATGAAGAAAAAGAAATGGTTATCAGTGAAGCAAAAGAAATTCTTGACGTTGAGGATGTTGTAGCAAGTATTTTACTACTTGAAGATTTGAGAATTCAAAAAAATTAA
- a CDS encoding NADP-dependent malic enzyme, producing the protein MKKTKIDHYTDKEALDFHKDKKPGKIEIISSKNMTTKRDLALAYSPGVAAPVKKISEDPEAAYDYTSKGNLVAVISNGSAILGLGNLGALASKPVMEGKAVLFKRFADIDSIDLEIDCKDADEIINSIKNFAPSFGGINLEDIAAPDCFIIEQKLKEILDIPVFHDDQHGTAIITTAALLNALDISGKSIKDIKVVVNGAGASAQACTELFINTGVKSENVIMLDRKGVIYKGRAEGIDQWKSRFAINTDLRTLSDAIKGADVFLGLSSKGVLKKDMVKNMSKNPIIFACANPDPEITPEEINEVRNDAIIATGRSDYPNQVNNLIGFPYIFRGALDVRSKTINEEMKVAAAEAIAKLAREDVPDEVVAAMGGERPHYGKEYIIPSTFDPRLISVIPAAVAKAAIESGVARKKIDNFEIYKDQLKQRLDPTVTIMQGINSFIKKNQKRIVFADGEDENTLKAAIAFKNSKLGIPILVGKESKIKEQIKNIGYSENFDIEITNSKDEEKRKKYVNHLFKKLQREQGLLERDCDRMVRNDRVVWATSMVACGDADGAVTGNTRRFGASLEKIKQVVDVRKGEIMFGLNMVVNKGKTIFIADTSVHEYPTSEEMAEIAISAARVVRLFGIDPKIAFVSHSTFGQPLTSRTKHIRTAVDILKDRQVNFEFDGDMQPDVALNSDYEELYPFAKIVGKANILIMPGQHSAAISYKLMKTLGDTKVIGPLLIGLGLPIEIAPLRSSTSEIINLASIAAYSSEVIEYQID; encoded by the coding sequence ATGAAAAAAACAAAGATTGATCATTACACAGATAAAGAAGCTTTAGATTTTCATAAAGATAAGAAACCTGGCAAGATCGAAATAATCTCTTCCAAAAATATGACTACAAAAAGAGACCTTGCTCTTGCTTATTCTCCAGGGGTTGCTGCCCCAGTTAAAAAAATAAGTGAGGATCCAGAAGCAGCTTATGATTATACGAGTAAAGGAAATTTAGTAGCAGTAATTAGTAATGGTTCAGCAATTTTAGGACTGGGCAACTTAGGTGCATTAGCCTCTAAACCAGTTATGGAAGGAAAGGCAGTACTATTTAAAAGGTTTGCAGATATAGATTCGATTGATTTAGAAATAGACTGTAAAGATGCTGATGAAATTATCAATTCAATTAAAAATTTTGCTCCGAGTTTTGGAGGAATAAATTTAGAGGATATAGCTGCACCAGATTGTTTTATCATAGAGCAAAAACTTAAAGAAATATTAGACATTCCAGTATTTCATGATGATCAACATGGAACAGCAATTATCACAACAGCAGCTTTACTGAATGCACTCGACATAAGTGGAAAATCAATCAAAGATATAAAAGTTGTAGTTAATGGTGCTGGTGCATCTGCTCAGGCATGTACAGAGTTATTTATTAACACAGGTGTAAAATCTGAAAATGTAATAATGCTAGATCGAAAAGGTGTGATTTATAAAGGAAGAGCAGAAGGTATAGATCAATGGAAATCAAGATTTGCAATTAATACAGATTTAAGAACTTTAAGTGATGCAATTAAAGGAGCTGATGTATTTTTAGGATTATCTTCCAAAGGTGTTTTGAAAAAAGATATGGTTAAAAACATGTCTAAAAACCCAATTATATTTGCATGTGCAAATCCTGATCCAGAAATTACACCAGAGGAAATAAACGAAGTAAGAAATGATGCAATTATTGCAACTGGAAGATCAGATTATCCCAATCAAGTAAATAATTTAATTGGATTTCCTTATATATTCAGAGGTGCTCTAGACGTAAGATCGAAAACAATTAATGAAGAAATGAAAGTTGCTGCTGCTGAAGCTATAGCAAAACTTGCTAGAGAAGATGTGCCAGATGAAGTTGTTGCAGCTATGGGCGGTGAAAGACCTCATTATGGAAAAGAATATATAATCCCATCAACTTTTGATCCAAGACTAATTAGTGTCATTCCAGCTGCTGTAGCTAAGGCTGCTATTGAAAGTGGAGTTGCTAGAAAAAAAATTGATAACTTTGAAATCTATAAAGATCAACTTAAACAAAGATTAGACCCAACAGTTACAATTATGCAAGGTATAAACTCATTCATTAAAAAAAATCAAAAAAGAATTGTTTTTGCAGATGGGGAAGATGAAAATACTTTAAAAGCTGCAATAGCATTTAAAAATTCAAAACTTGGTATTCCAATTTTAGTTGGTAAAGAAAGTAAAATTAAAGAGCAGATTAAAAATATTGGTTACAGCGAAAATTTTGATATTGAAATTACTAATTCAAAAGACGAAGAAAAAAGAAAAAAATACGTAAATCATCTATTCAAAAAACTTCAAAGAGAACAAGGTTTGTTAGAACGAGATTGTGATCGAATGGTAAGAAACGATAGAGTAGTTTGGGCTACTAGCATGGTAGCTTGTGGAGATGCAGATGGTGCAGTTACTGGAAATACTAGACGTTTTGGAGCATCTCTTGAAAAAATAAAACAAGTTGTAGATGTTAGAAAAGGTGAAATAATGTTTGGACTTAACATGGTTGTTAATAAAGGAAAAACAATTTTTATTGCAGATACAAGCGTTCACGAATACCCAACATCAGAAGAAATGGCGGAAATAGCAATTTCAGCAGCTAGAGTAGTAAGACTTTTTGGAATTGATCCAAAAATTGCATTTGTTTCACACTCTACATTTGGACAACCTTTGACAAGTAGGACAAAACACATTCGTACAGCAGTAGATATATTAAAAGATAGACAAGTTAATTTTGAATTTGATGGTGATATGCAGCCTGATGTTGCTCTAAATTCTGATTATGAAGAACTGTATCCTTTTGCAAAAATAGTAGGTAAAGCAAATATTCTGATAATGCCTGGGCAACACAGTGCAGCCATCTCCTATAAACTAATGAAAACTTTAGGTGATACTAAAGTTATAGGACCCTTATTGATTGGTCTTGGATTACCAATTGAGATAGCTCCACTTAGATCTTCAACATCTGAAATAATTAACTTAGCCTCGATTGCAGCTTATTCATCAGAGGTTATTGAATATCAAATAGATTAA